In the Palaeococcus pacificus DY20341 genome, one interval contains:
- a CDS encoding ABC transporter permease, with protein sequence MISILYQNEIIRLLKSRRFKVMLSVMLLPVVVYFFTHEEITEYGVKALERSFQINMSEFMINFWMGVIGQLIVIILMSDLLASEIDKGTMRLLLTKPIRKSEIVIGKFSAGMTALAVLYGIPYLTMQIYGVLLYKSGFEGFTSTLNDFLFALGVTLLLLGSLGAFAMFLSIIVARPLYASLASFAVVFIAQFIIPSLPFFDNPERFNLSYQVGVLLKKGFSLHTGLDAYKGDPNMSALFFLSIILISLILTLVGIYRKEYEG encoded by the coding sequence ATGATTTCCATACTCTATCAAAACGAAATCATTAGGCTCCTAAAATCTAGGCGGTTTAAGGTTATGCTATCGGTAATGCTCCTCCCTGTGGTTGTTTACTTCTTTACGCATGAAGAAATCACCGAATATGGTGTTAAAGCGTTGGAAAGGTCTTTTCAAATAAATATGTCCGAGTTTATGATCAACTTTTGGATGGGCGTAATTGGACAGCTAATAGTTATAATCCTCATGAGCGACCTCTTAGCGAGTGAGATAGATAAGGGGACAATGAGATTGCTTTTGACAAAGCCCATAAGAAAAAGCGAGATTGTAATAGGAAAGTTCTCCGCCGGGATGACAGCCCTAGCGGTTTTATACGGTATACCTTACTTAACCATGCAGATTTATGGAGTTTTGCTCTATAAATCCGGCTTTGAAGGATTTACATCAACTCTCAACGACTTTCTCTTTGCTTTGGGAGTCACTCTACTCCTGCTTGGGAGCTTAGGAGCTTTTGCAATGTTTCTATCCATTATAGTGGCGAGGCCGCTCTACGCTTCACTCGCGAGCTTTGCAGTAGTTTTCATAGCCCAATTTATAATCCCCTCCCTTCCATTCTTTGACAACCCAGAGCGCTTTAACCTGAGCTATCAAGTAGGAGTGCTTTTAAAGAAGGGCTTTAGCCTTCACACCGGACTCGATGCGTATAAAGGCGACCCCAACATGAGCGCCCTCTTCTTCTTAAGCATAATCCTAATCAGCCTCATATTGACTCTAGTGGGCATATACCGGAAGGAGTATGAGGGATGA
- a CDS encoding nuclease-related domain-containing protein, translating to MYLGFFTLIFTLREYNRHITWKKGFEGEFRVIEEFNYPESVILSDIHLPNRRGNIDHVIVNSKGIFVLETKNYSGEYYVNGDVWTIGSSKKRKRRIRSPTIEAKREASAISSLLKRVLKKEYYVQPLIVLTGDAIIWEKTKSTVPIFELEKLDAYLNQFPNRLTKEEVLKIVSVLEKYAQHVKET from the coding sequence ATGTATTTGGGATTTTTCACGCTAATTTTCACTCTTAGAGAATACAACAGACACATAACTTGGAAAAAAGGCTTTGAAGGGGAATTTAGAGTTATTGAAGAGTTCAACTATCCTGAAAGCGTTATCCTCTCAGACATTCACTTACCAAATAGGAGGGGCAACATAGACCATGTAATCGTGAATTCAAAAGGGATATTTGTTCTTGAAACTAAGAACTATTCTGGAGAATATTATGTTAATGGTGATGTTTGGACAATTGGAAGTTCAAAGAAACGCAAAAGACGAATACGAAGCCCAACAATAGAAGCCAAAAGAGAAGCATCTGCCATATCCTCCCTTCTAAAAAGAGTTCTCAAAAAAGAGTATTATGTCCAGCCTTTAATAGTGCTTACAGGAGATGCCATAATTTGGGAAAAAACGAAATCTACAGTCCCTATTTTTGAATTAGAAAAGCTTGATGCATATCTTAACCAATTCCCTAACAGACTTACTAAAGAAGAGGTCTTAAAGATTGTATCTGTACTAGAGAAGTATGCTCAGCATGTAAAGGAAACCTGA
- the smc gene encoding chromosome segregation protein SMC, which produces MPYIEKLEMKGFKSYGNRKVVIPFSKGFTAIVGANGSGKSNVGDAMLFVLGGLSAKAMRATRISDLIFAGTKKEPPAKYAEVTLYFNNEDRGFPIDEDEVVITRRVYLDGRSIYKLNGKRTSRSDILDLLSAAMISPEGYNLVLQGDITKFIKMSPTERRLIIDEISGIAEYDEKKKRAMEELKQAEENLARVDLLISEVKKQLDKLEKERNDALRYLDLKERLEKAKVTLLVGEIKKLERLINESEKKEAELQSKESEIEKRLSGIAKEIVETEKELQRVEATLESESGEELLELTRKMSEVQSKIEVAKRNIELAKKEIEDSRFRMAKAKDELKKVSEEIERSKGAIERWKKRREKLIAQIQEKEKERNELVVKLGEIDKNFTIAKQEFDKTTDELENLKRQYYQKENDITKFNENIERLQVRISQLKAKKLSLKNKIQELKVKIEEKKEEQSKIENSMQRGESKLRKLEKEIEEKQRELQKITAELESAKKELIKLEARQEAQGSKNRAIEALKRSGIRGIHGALGELIKVVDEKYLTAVDVALGSHFDNLVVEDDKVAEEAIKFLKRNKLGRLTFLPLNKIKPRKAPSVGGGIPAIELVEYNPRYENAVSFALGDTLVVEDMNEARRIGIGKARMVTLGGELLERSGAIVGGHYRPRQRISIGNIEEVRAKVQALETQKESMESILNALKVEHRGLERELFELRVKKSDVSKDLEVLQKDMMRLLGEDKLASEEIEESEKLIEELKKRIKDTKGEMAKLEGRIERLEKKKEKLRKALDNPEARELNQKIREVEHELTKLKEELSKVESKLESLDIRINEELIPRRADLEEEIEGLANKINAFKQSITKNEEDIEVLGKELQKLQEEESKLKEDVKGLRDKREKLKTKLISLREEKDKLREELQKLGIEANTLKIQVAQYNAKLQELNRELKHHDVKLVKEIPLDLEKLRDEIDEMEEEIKRLEPVNMKAIEDYEVVETRYLELKSKREKLEAEKDSIVEFIDEIESQKKSVFMATLNAIAENFSKLFAKLSPGGEAKLKLENEEDPFSGGLEIEAKPAGKEVKRIEAMSGGEKALTALAFVFAIQHYKPAPFYLFDEIDAHLDDANVKRVADLIKEGSQTSQFIVITLRDVMMANADKIIGVSMREGISRVVSLSLEKAMEYIEKARQKNALGL; this is translated from the coding sequence ATGCCGTACATAGAGAAGCTTGAAATGAAAGGTTTCAAATCATATGGCAACAGAAAAGTCGTAATACCTTTCTCCAAGGGGTTCACAGCAATAGTGGGGGCAAACGGGAGCGGTAAGAGCAATGTGGGCGATGCTATGCTTTTCGTTCTCGGCGGACTCTCCGCAAAAGCAATGAGAGCTACCAGGATAAGTGATTTAATCTTCGCAGGGACTAAGAAAGAGCCTCCTGCAAAATATGCTGAGGTAACCCTCTACTTCAACAACGAAGATAGGGGCTTTCCCATTGATGAGGACGAAGTTGTGATAACGAGAAGAGTTTATCTCGATGGAAGGAGTATCTACAAGCTCAATGGAAAGAGAACAAGCAGAAGTGATATTTTAGACTTGCTGAGCGCAGCGATGATTTCCCCAGAGGGCTACAACTTAGTGCTCCAAGGAGATATCACAAAGTTCATCAAGATGAGTCCAACTGAGAGACGTTTAATAATCGATGAAATTTCAGGAATTGCTGAATACGATGAGAAGAAGAAGAGGGCCATGGAAGAGCTCAAGCAGGCGGAAGAGAATTTAGCGAGGGTTGATTTGCTTATAAGTGAGGTTAAAAAACAACTCGATAAGCTTGAAAAAGAGAGAAACGACGCTTTGCGGTATCTCGATTTAAAGGAAAGGCTGGAAAAGGCTAAAGTTACGCTTTTGGTTGGTGAGATTAAGAAGCTCGAGCGCTTGATAAATGAAAGCGAAAAGAAAGAAGCTGAACTTCAAAGTAAAGAAAGCGAAATAGAGAAACGCTTGAGTGGAATAGCTAAAGAGATTGTAGAGACAGAAAAGGAACTCCAGAGGGTTGAAGCCACACTTGAAAGCGAGAGCGGTGAAGAGCTTTTAGAGCTAACGAGAAAGATGAGTGAGGTCCAGTCGAAGATAGAGGTTGCTAAGAGGAACATTGAGCTTGCAAAGAAAGAGATAGAGGACAGCAGATTTAGGATGGCCAAAGCCAAAGATGAGCTAAAGAAAGTTTCTGAAGAGATAGAAAGGAGCAAAGGTGCAATAGAAAGGTGGAAAAAGCGCAGGGAGAAGTTGATAGCACAAATTCAAGAGAAGGAGAAAGAGAGGAATGAACTTGTAGTCAAGCTCGGTGAGATAGACAAAAACTTCACGATAGCAAAGCAGGAGTTCGATAAAACCACAGATGAGCTTGAAAACCTCAAACGCCAATACTACCAAAAAGAAAACGATATCACAAAGTTCAATGAAAATATCGAGCGTTTACAGGTCAGGATAAGCCAGTTGAAGGCCAAAAAGCTCTCACTAAAGAACAAGATTCAGGAGCTCAAAGTAAAAATAGAGGAGAAAAAAGAAGAGCAGAGCAAAATAGAAAACAGTATGCAGAGGGGAGAGAGCAAATTAAGAAAGCTCGAAAAGGAAATAGAGGAGAAGCAGAGGGAGTTGCAAAAAATTACTGCTGAATTGGAAAGTGCCAAGAAAGAACTCATTAAGTTAGAGGCAAGGCAGGAAGCCCAAGGAAGTAAGAACAGAGCTATTGAAGCCCTAAAGCGTTCTGGAATACGGGGCATTCATGGTGCCCTTGGTGAATTGATTAAAGTAGTTGATGAGAAGTATCTAACGGCTGTAGATGTTGCTTTAGGATCTCACTTCGATAACCTCGTTGTGGAAGATGATAAGGTTGCAGAGGAGGCAATAAAGTTCCTCAAACGTAACAAACTTGGACGTTTAACTTTTCTCCCTCTCAATAAGATAAAGCCGAGAAAAGCGCCGAGTGTTGGCGGCGGAATCCCAGCGATTGAATTGGTGGAGTACAATCCGAGATATGAGAACGCAGTTTCTTTTGCCCTCGGGGATACCCTCGTAGTTGAAGACATGAACGAAGCGCGGAGAATAGGGATAGGCAAGGCAAGAATGGTAACCCTTGGCGGTGAACTCCTTGAGAGGAGCGGTGCAATAGTTGGAGGGCACTATAGACCGAGGCAGAGGATAAGCATTGGAAACATTGAGGAAGTTAGAGCAAAGGTTCAAGCTCTCGAAACCCAAAAAGAGAGTATGGAATCTATTTTAAACGCGCTGAAGGTGGAGCATAGAGGACTTGAGAGAGAACTGTTTGAGCTTAGAGTAAAGAAAAGCGACGTCTCAAAGGACTTGGAAGTCCTCCAAAAGGACATGATGAGGCTTCTAGGGGAAGATAAGCTTGCGAGCGAAGAGATTGAAGAGAGTGAAAAGCTTATAGAAGAGCTCAAAAAGAGGATAAAGGACACGAAGGGAGAGATGGCAAAGCTTGAAGGAAGGATTGAGCGCTTAGAAAAGAAGAAGGAAAAGCTCAGAAAAGCTTTGGACAACCCAGAGGCAAGAGAATTGAACCAGAAGATAAGGGAAGTTGAGCATGAGCTCACAAAGCTTAAGGAAGAGCTGAGCAAGGTTGAATCAAAGCTCGAAAGTTTGGACATTAGAATTAACGAGGAGCTCATCCCCAGGAGAGCGGATTTAGAAGAGGAGATTGAGGGCTTAGCCAACAAGATAAACGCATTTAAACAGAGCATAACCAAAAATGAAGAAGATATCGAGGTCTTAGGTAAAGAGCTCCAGAAGCTTCAAGAAGAGGAGTCAAAGTTGAAAGAGGACGTGAAAGGCCTAAGGGATAAGAGAGAAAAGCTAAAGACAAAGCTCATATCATTAAGGGAAGAGAAGGACAAGCTTAGAGAGGAACTTCAAAAGCTGGGAATAGAAGCAAACACGTTGAAGATACAGGTAGCACAATACAACGCCAAGCTCCAAGAGCTTAACCGTGAGCTCAAGCACCACGACGTAAAGCTCGTTAAAGAAATCCCCCTCGATTTGGAAAAGCTTAGAGATGAGATAGACGAGATGGAAGAAGAGATTAAGAGACTCGAACCTGTCAACATGAAGGCTATTGAGGACTACGAGGTCGTAGAGACGCGCTATCTCGAGCTTAAGTCAAAGAGAGAAAAGTTAGAGGCTGAGAAGGACAGCATTGTGGAGTTCATAGATGAGATAGAGTCTCAAAAGAAGAGCGTTTTCATGGCAACACTCAATGCCATAGCCGAAAACTTCTCCAAGCTCTTCGCTAAGCTGAGCCCCGGAGGAGAGGCCAAGCTTAAGCTGGAGAATGAGGAGGATCCATTCAGCGGAGGACTTGAGATTGAAGCAAAACCCGCAGGGAAAGAGGTAAAGAGGATAGAGGCTATGAGCGGCGGTGAAAAAGCTTTGACGGCATTGGCGTTCGTCTTCGCCATCCAGCACTACAAGCCAGCTCCATTCTACCTCTTCGACGAAATTGATGCACACCTCGATGACGCCAACGTTAAGCGTGTGGCTGACCTAATTAAAGAAGGCTCACAGACGAGCCAGTTCATCGTGATAACGCTTAGAGACGTGATGATGGCCAATGCCGATAAGATAATCGGTGTCTCAATGCGTGAGGGCATTTCAAGGGTCGTCAGCTTGAGCTTGGAGAAGGCCATGGAGTACATTGAAAAGGCAAGGCAGAAAAATGCTTTAGGCCTTTAG
- a CDS encoding competence protein CoiA, with protein sequence MAKDRAINVTIWKDIYGAPLLIGGKDMWRALDTKTGERITASEAARKVGESYEARHQAYVEKRFVCPACKMEVSLRKSKSGRWYFSHVPTKNGCEYYYWSEKEEWAEELHDEFKLWLKERLSIQRIKVEAEEIMDFNKYKLIPDLYFETGGRKVAVEVVVSSPRTKEEILEKSRRYAEQDIYVLWIFYWKFKRSDGVTVTDLARASLNEQKVNKRMFRKDSLFRLIHALNRGIILFFEDEPTISGDPYSVVAMHLLWDDNSGSLLGLMPWVLNYKQPLELSFKFKDLKKVKRWPDGKVINGPFKIALVSNAYPQKHVAILGYYFEKRGYRIRLGISIGSGIAHRFYLRKGKKYWWGVIPLYWKRYGKSWKWIISVSDSWPEEKLLTRKDLYRMFYLVLDNLKRKLRDNVPSEILNQPLLAWNHKLGVGYFLGITFSEFWEHKYPKMVFIEEDLLFLKSIGALKFENIEKIENSQSKKSKQRKSLKISKKT encoded by the coding sequence ATGGCCAAAGATAGAGCGATAAATGTAACTATTTGGAAGGACATTTATGGGGCTCCTCTTTTGATTGGGGGGAAAGATATGTGGAGAGCCCTTGACACCAAGACTGGAGAACGGATAACTGCGAGCGAAGCTGCGAGGAAGGTTGGAGAATCTTATGAGGCAAGGCACCAAGCTTATGTTGAGAAGCGGTTTGTATGTCCGGCCTGTAAGATGGAAGTTTCGCTGAGGAAGAGCAAGAGTGGTCGATGGTATTTTTCTCATGTCCCCACTAAAAATGGTTGTGAGTACTATTATTGGTCTGAGAAGGAGGAATGGGCCGAGGAGCTTCATGATGAGTTTAAGCTCTGGCTTAAAGAGCGTTTGAGTATCCAGAGAATTAAGGTTGAGGCTGAGGAGATTATGGACTTTAATAAGTACAAACTAATTCCGGATCTCTACTTCGAAACTGGTGGAAGAAAGGTGGCTGTTGAGGTTGTTGTAAGCTCACCAAGGACTAAAGAGGAAATATTAGAGAAGTCGAGGAGATATGCTGAGCAAGATATTTATGTCCTCTGGATTTTTTACTGGAAGTTCAAAAGAAGTGATGGTGTAACAGTTACAGATCTTGCGAGGGCATCTCTTAATGAGCAGAAGGTAAACAAAAGGATGTTTCGTAAGGACAGTCTTTTCCGCTTAATCCATGCTCTTAACAGAGGGATAATACTTTTCTTTGAGGATGAGCCTACTATATCGGGTGACCCTTATTCTGTCGTGGCTATGCACTTATTGTGGGATGATAACAGTGGCTCTCTTTTGGGACTTATGCCATGGGTTCTAAATTATAAACAACCCCTTGAGCTATCCTTTAAGTTCAAGGATCTAAAGAAAGTGAAACGTTGGCCAGATGGGAAAGTTATAAATGGGCCTTTTAAGATAGCTTTGGTAAGTAACGCATATCCTCAGAAACACGTGGCAATTCTTGGATATTACTTTGAAAAGAGAGGATACAGAATTCGTCTGGGTATATCAATTGGCAGTGGGATTGCTCACAGATTCTATCTAAGAAAAGGGAAAAAGTATTGGTGGGGTGTGATACCTCTTTATTGGAAGAGATACGGAAAATCATGGAAGTGGATTATATCTGTATCAGATTCTTGGCCAGAAGAAAAGCTGTTAACTCGCAAAGATCTTTACAGAATGTTTTACTTAGTCCTTGATAACCTGAAGAGAAAGCTGAGAGATAATGTGCCTTCTGAGATTTTGAATCAACCCCTACTGGCTTGGAATCACAAACTTGGAGTTGGGTATTTTTTAGGTATCACGTTCTCTGAATTTTGGGAACATAAATACCCAAAGATGGTATTTATCGAAGAGGATTTACTATTCCTTAAGAGTATCGGTGCCCTAAAATTCGAAAATATTGAAAAAATAGAAAATAGCCAGTCTAAGAAGAGTAAACAAAGAAAAAGCCTTAAGATCAGCAAAAAAACTTAA
- a CDS encoding acyl-CoA mutase large subunit family protein, translated as MTFDKKKVEEIKKAEQEWEEKAVKPLIAKRPERREKFMTDDGFEIKRTYTPADLEEWDYLEKLNFPGQYPFTRGVYPTMYRGRFWTMRQYAGFGTAEESNKRYKYLLSQGQTGLSVAFDLPTQIGYDSDHPMSEGEVGKVGVAIDSLWDMEILFDGIPLDKVSTSMTINATAANLLAMYILVAQKQGVPQNILRGTVQNDLLKEYIARGTYIFPPKPSMRLATDVIMYCAENVPKWNPISISGYHIREAGANAVQEVAFTLADGIEYVKAVIARGMDVDKFAPRLSFFFNAHNNFLEEIAKFRAARRLWAKIMKEKFNAKNPKSMLLRFHTQTGGSTLTAQQPENNIVRVAIQALAAVLGGTQSLHTNSYDEALSLPTEKSVRIALRTQQIIAYESGVVDTIDPLGGSYYIEWLTDHIEEEAMKYIEKIEAMGGMMRAIERGYIQKEIADSAYKYQREVEEKKRIIVGVNEFVVEEELDVEILKVDPSIREKQIERLKKLKASRDNKKVQEALDALRKAAEKEDVNLMPYIIEAHKHLATLGEVTDVLREVWGEYRAPLIF; from the coding sequence ATGACTTTTGATAAGAAAAAGGTGGAAGAGATTAAGAAAGCTGAACAGGAATGGGAAGAAAAAGCTGTAAAACCGCTCATCGCTAAGAGACCCGAGAGAAGGGAAAAATTCATGACAGACGACGGCTTTGAGATTAAAAGGACTTACACCCCCGCGGATTTGGAAGAATGGGACTACTTAGAAAAGCTCAACTTCCCTGGTCAATATCCCTTCACGAGGGGCGTTTACCCAACGATGTATAGGGGAAGATTTTGGACGATGAGGCAGTACGCAGGGTTTGGAACCGCTGAAGAGAGCAATAAAAGGTATAAATACCTCCTCTCCCAAGGACAAACAGGATTGAGTGTTGCTTTTGACTTGCCCACACAAATTGGTTATGATAGCGACCACCCAATGTCTGAGGGAGAAGTGGGTAAAGTTGGTGTTGCGATAGACTCTTTATGGGATATGGAAATTCTTTTCGATGGAATTCCTTTAGATAAGGTCTCAACTTCGATGACAATTAACGCCACAGCGGCAAACCTCTTAGCTATGTACATATTGGTTGCCCAAAAGCAAGGTGTTCCCCAAAATATCCTCAGAGGTACAGTCCAAAACGATCTCCTCAAAGAGTACATCGCGAGGGGAACTTACATCTTCCCGCCAAAGCCGTCAATGCGTTTGGCCACTGATGTTATTATGTACTGTGCCGAGAACGTTCCAAAATGGAACCCAATCTCAATAAGTGGTTACCACATTAGGGAAGCTGGTGCAAATGCGGTCCAAGAGGTAGCGTTCACATTAGCGGATGGTATTGAATACGTCAAAGCTGTCATCGCGAGGGGTATGGACGTTGACAAGTTCGCTCCAAGGTTGAGCTTCTTCTTCAACGCTCACAACAACTTCCTTGAGGAGATTGCCAAGTTCAGGGCCGCAAGGAGATTATGGGCAAAGATAATGAAGGAGAAGTTCAATGCCAAGAATCCAAAATCAATGCTCTTAAGATTCCACACTCAAACGGGAGGCTCCACCTTGACGGCCCAACAGCCAGAGAACAACATAGTTAGGGTTGCCATCCAAGCTTTGGCTGCTGTTTTGGGTGGAACTCAATCATTACACACAAACAGCTATGATGAAGCTCTTTCACTCCCAACGGAGAAGAGCGTTAGGATAGCCCTTAGAACACAGCAAATCATAGCCTACGAGAGCGGCGTTGTTGACACAATCGACCCACTTGGAGGCAGCTATTACATAGAGTGGCTCACCGACCACATCGAAGAGGAAGCCATGAAGTACATCGAGAAGATTGAAGCCATGGGCGGAATGATGAGGGCCATTGAGCGCGGATATATTCAAAAGGAGATTGCTGACAGCGCTTACAAGTACCAGAGAGAAGTTGAGGAGAAGAAGCGCATCATAGTTGGCGTTAATGAGTTCGTCGTTGAAGAAGAGCTCGATGTTGAAATACTTAAGGTTGACCCAAGCATAAGGGAGAAGCAGATTGAGAGGCTCAAGAAGCTTAAGGCTTCAAGAGACAACAAGAAGGTCCAAGAAGCATTAGACGCTCTTAGAAAGGCTGCAGAGAAAGAGGATGTCAACCTAATGCCATACATCATAGAGGCCCACAAGCACTTGGCAACATTAGGAGAAGTCACAGATGTCCTCAGAGAAGTTTGGGGAGAATACAGAGCTCCATTAATATTCTGA
- a CDS encoding AAA family ATPase gives MNKRKKLEWIQIENFRGIKKVKLQEFGDINVFIGKNNTGKSTVLEAIYLNVTNGHLDLLGRIPFELVFYRRGLNPRDITDTEKADVEEYMEYILSYLFNSLSNKNYIRIQSNVSQYELVLKQGSEVSPDFIEEYISGYQTAISVTKKILEALTQDQESKDEKILEMLNQLAVEGLHPEFVLMTPKGRIVMAVIKFKHKGFVDYQIFLERNPETGRANAILIDEYLTRGYLGTTAKFSKLLKRLDRIFKPKLESVKELLAQQITLEIQNIIETLSEFYIITKDGKAIPVSLLGDGTKTSLIYFYVLSGKGNYILLEEPENHLHAGLMNKVINMILEASRYNQIFITTHSLEFLEKLLDMAVQKKTDLRIFRFEKWDKGIPKIESYDLNEANAAVNKIGVDLR, from the coding sequence ATGAACAAGAGAAAAAAACTTGAATGGATACAAATTGAAAATTTTAGAGGAATAAAAAAAGTTAAACTACAAGAATTTGGAGATATAAATGTGTTTATTGGGAAAAACAATACAGGTAAAAGCACTGTTTTAGAGGCAATCTATTTAAATGTAACTAATGGGCACCTAGATTTACTTGGCAGAATACCATTCGAGCTTGTGTTTTATAGAAGGGGATTAAATCCTAGAGATATTACAGATACGGAGAAAGCTGATGTTGAGGAATACATGGAATATATACTAAGCTATCTCTTCAATAGCCTTAGTAATAAAAACTATATTAGAATACAATCTAATGTTTCACAATATGAGTTAGTATTAAAACAAGGAAGCGAGGTATCCCCCGACTTTATAGAGGAGTATATTTCTGGATATCAAACTGCAATATCAGTTACTAAAAAAATCCTTGAAGCACTTACCCAAGATCAAGAGTCAAAAGATGAAAAAATTTTGGAAATGTTAAATCAACTGGCAGTAGAAGGTTTACATCCCGAATTTGTCTTGATGACCCCTAAAGGTAGGATTGTAATGGCAGTCATAAAATTTAAACATAAAGGATTCGTAGATTACCAGATTTTCTTAGAACGCAATCCAGAGACAGGACGTGCTAATGCAATTTTAATAGATGAGTATCTAACTAGAGGATATCTTGGTACTACAGCCAAGTTCTCAAAATTATTAAAGAGATTGGATAGAATTTTCAAACCTAAACTAGAGTCTGTTAAAGAACTTTTAGCTCAGCAGATTACACTCGAAATTCAGAACATTATAGAAACACTATCAGAATTTTATATCATAACAAAAGATGGAAAGGCCATACCTGTAAGTCTTTTAGGAGATGGAACAAAGACCTCTTTAATATATTTCTATGTATTATCTGGTAAAGGCAATTATATCCTCCTCGAAGAGCCAGAGAATCATCTTCACGCTGGATTAATGAATAAAGTAATTAATATGATTCTTGAGGCTTCAAGATATAACCAAATATTCATTACAACACATAGTCTTGAGTTTCTCGAGAAACTACTAGATATGGCAGTCCAAAAGAAAACAGACTTAAGGATCTTTAGATTCGAAAAATGGGATAAAGGAATTCCAAAAATTGAATCCTATGATCTTAATGAAGCTAATGCAGCAGTGAACAAAATAGGGGTAGACCTAAGATGA
- a CDS encoding ABC transporter ATP-binding protein, producing MYVIKTRKLTKFFGKRNIVYHLNLKVPEGAVYGFLGPNGAGKTTTIKMLTAALRPTYGDIEIFGLKMPEKRVKIMKNVGYMPEYPIAYENMTIFEFLIYIGRLSGLKKEEAREKAKDLMQYVGVGRLALNKIKELSSGQKQRVSFAAALIGNPSLLILDEPTANLDPLGRIELIGRILELSRKEGKTIFVSSHIVSEIEKMCNYVGLINQGRLIAQGKISELTKIEEDEYDILTSHNPDIIEFLKERPYIREVWEEDGIIRVKVELKFLDEFFLQFPKYLAKEGIRLKLFRPHTSPLERILMEKFNIEVSS from the coding sequence ATGTATGTAATAAAAACCCGAAAGCTCACCAAATTTTTTGGAAAGCGGAATATCGTGTATCACCTAAACCTTAAAGTGCCTGAAGGAGCGGTCTACGGGTTTTTGGGGCCAAACGGTGCAGGAAAAACCACCACAATAAAGATGCTCACAGCAGCTTTAAGGCCCACCTACGGAGATATAGAGATTTTTGGCTTAAAGATGCCTGAGAAAAGAGTTAAAATAATGAAAAACGTTGGATATATGCCCGAATATCCTATAGCTTATGAGAACATGACCATTTTTGAATTCCTGATTTATATAGGAAGACTCTCGGGCTTGAAAAAGGAGGAAGCGAGAGAAAAAGCTAAAGACCTAATGCAGTACGTTGGTGTTGGGAGATTAGCTTTAAACAAGATTAAAGAGCTCTCCTCCGGGCAGAAGCAGAGGGTATCCTTTGCCGCGGCATTGATTGGAAATCCTTCCCTCCTAATACTTGATGAGCCGACTGCTAATTTGGATCCCTTGGGAAGAATTGAGCTCATCGGCAGGATTTTAGAGCTCTCCAGAAAAGAAGGCAAAACGATATTCGTAAGCTCGCATATAGTGAGCGAAATTGAAAAGATGTGCAACTATGTAGGACTAATCAACCAAGGCCGCCTCATAGCCCAAGGAAAAATTTCAGAACTCACAAAAATTGAAGAGGACGAATACGACATCCTAACATCGCACAATCCTGATATCATCGAGTTCTTGAAGGAGAGGCCTTACATCAGGGAAGTTTGGGAGGAAGATGGCATTATTCGCGTAAAGGTGGAGCTGAAGTTTTTGGATGAGTTTTTCCTGCAGTTTCCAAAATATTTGGCTAAAGAAGGAATTAGGCTTAAGCTCTTTAGGCCTCACACAAGTCCGCTGGAGAGAATTTTGATGGAGAAGTTTAACATTGAGGTGAGCTCATGA